The segment agagcAGAGTCGGATCAGACCAGAACCTCCTATCTCACCACAGCAGCCTCCAGTCtggagcttttattttaaagtctcCGGGTTCTACGAGTTCTGGTTCGGTCCGGTCTCTCTGTGGACATCATAGGATCCCAGATGAGGACAACATGAAGACTGGGCCATCCTCTTGGACCTGACGGATCAGAACCACCCTGTCGTTTTAGTTCACTGAGATCAAGGTGAGTGAGAACCGGGTTTGGGCTGAAGAGAGTCTTCCTCCTCATCTGGTGGTCCTAAAACCAACTGGACATTTGACTGGTTCTGGTGCTGGACTGGTTCTGGTGCTGGACTGGTTCTGGTGCTGGGCTGGTTCTGGTGCTTAGCTGGTTCTGGTGCTGGACTGGTTCTGGTGCTGGACTGGTTCTGGTGCTGGGCTGGTTCtgggctggttctggttctaagcTGGTTCTGGTGCTTAGCTGGTTCTAGTGCTGGACTGGTTCTGGTGCTGGGCTGGTTCTGGTGCTAAGCTGGTTCTGATAGGAGGAGGTGGAAAGTCTGGTGGAAGGAGGATCTCAGATGTTCTGACAGGcctcctgctgctctgcagaacctgcAACATTAAAGAAGCGACGTGTGAACAGAACCGGTCCATTAGTGGCCCGTCCCGGGGCTTCAGTACACGGTGGCACACCTCTCATCCAAAAGCTTCTTTGGTTCTTCAGAACCGAGTAGAAGTCCAgttgggttctggttctgaagcgGTGGGTGGGTGCAGCACAGTGCATGAATttgtgctggttctggttctgctggagctttCCACTGTCACCAGCTCAGCTAGCGTAAACAGAACCTCCCTGGACTCAACGGATCCAATATTTCTGTATAAGAACCCGATCGTAGAAATGAACAGAACCCAGATGAGTTTTATGCTGCAGCCGGTATTGTTTCTCTGCTCCGACCCAAAACCCGGAGAGAGTTCCACTCAGAACCCGCAGAGAATAGCCCCGCTTCTATCGGTACCGAGACTGGGTTCCAGCCGACCCGGTTTCTGTTTCTGAGTCCTGAGGGAAACGGGCCTCGTCTTTTCCTGTTCTCCATCCGGCCGTCTGTCCCGCTGACTTCCTGCCGGCCGGTCCGATAACAGAACCGGCTCATTTAAAGGCTGACTGGACCTGGGCTCACAACGTGTGGCTCAGCACCGCAGCGCTGGACGGTACCGGACGTTGTTACCACTGAGGTCCGTTAATAACCAGCAGAACCATTTGGGCCGGCCTGTGCGGTTCTAGCCGGTTCTCCTGGTGGTATTAAGTGAATCTGTTCAAACCTCCAGAGTCCAGACGGTGTCAGCGTTCTCCAGGCCCGATATACGACCTGCGAGCGGTTCTGTGCTTCGGCCCGGTTCCTGCACATGTAAATATGGATCAGGTCTGACCCGACGGGCCCCCAGAACCTTCTGATAAATGCTCCAGACCCGCAGGCGTGTCTCAGCCAGCAGCTTTCAGGAACTAATGGACTAAAACAACACATTCTGAGCTGGACTGGGATCAAATCACCCCCTCTTATGTTGTTCTGGTAcggtccggtccggtctggTCTGGTCCGGTCCGGTCAACTCGTCTAAGAGCCTCTGGTTCCCAttatgaaccccccccccccccccccccccacagcagCCAGAGCTTTCTCGgcctaaaacaaataaatgagctTTTTAAAGAGCGCCTGGGGGACGATAAGGATCAGGgcgggggggggcgggggggaacGGGTcttccgggggggggggggcgggggtcagaaagaaaacattcagcTCCCACGCACTCTGCTGCTGAACCAGTGTGGGAAGTTTTCAGGGCCCTGACCGTGGGACCGCCAGAACCCGGAGGCTCAGACCCGTCCAGCCAATCGGACGCCACGGCTGCTGCCTGACGGGTCGGACGGTACCGCTGAGCTGAAATGGACCTTCACCCTCTCTGTGCTCCTTGCAGGTTCTCCTCCTCAGCCTGACGGTGGATCTCTGAGCGGTTCTGGATCAGGATGGATCCAGTGAAGACAGACATGGAGCTGCTCAGCAACAGCATGGCCGCCTACGCCCACATCAAAGGTCCGTATCGCCGCTTCCCACCATGACcatcggttctggttctgttctagaGTCTCTCTGGAAAATGACTTTCAATAGGGAcgttctaaaacgcttaacgtgaaaaagcttaacgtggcttaaggtaggaaaacaacgaggaatcatcaccaaatttcacatggccatatcttgtcatgaagacttaagcctgtcaaaaaaaataaaccaaaatccaacgattatagaagatatctcacattaacgttttcttcttcattggcgcctatggtgagaaaaaggcttaacgtggtttaatgtacctaatcaaccatcaatgatcaccaaatttctctttaatattgctcctaataagcacataaaactgtcaaaatgtcaaacccaaagtccaattattatggacgttatctaaCATTAAGCGTTTCTGCCTCATTGAGgcaaaggaaaaagcttaacgCAATTCAATGCACCTAAACAACGCTCAGTGATCACTaaatttctctcatatattGTTAAGCACATGAGACTAtcaaaaatcaaaaccaaagtacaattattatggacgttatatgACATTAAGTATATAGAGGCTGGCTATATGAAAAAACTTAatgtggtttaatgtacctaaacaACGTTcggtgatcaccaaatttctctctcATATTGCTCTtcataagcacataaaactataaaaatatcaAACACAATATGAaggagaaatttggtgatcattgatcgttgattaggtacattaaaccacgttaagcctttttctcgccataggcaccaatgaagaagaaaacgttaatgtgagatatcttctataatcgttggatttcggtttattctttttgacaggcttaagtcttcatgacaagatatggccatgcgaaatttggtgatgattcctcgttgttttcctaccttaagccacgttaagctttttcacgttaagcgttttagaatgtcccctTTCAATAAGATGAAATATCGCTGTTAGTTTTGGACGATAAGATAAATAATCTGAGTAGAGGCAGCAGGGAGGGGTCAGTGAAGAAGAACACCTGAGAACGTTTCATCAACCAGAACAGATGACCCAGAAAATATGATCCAGAACAGATGAGCCAGAACCGATGACCCAGAACAGATGATCCAGAACAGATGATCCAGAACAGATGAGCCAGAACCGATGACCCAGAACAGATGATCCAGAACAGATGACCCAGAACAAAGGATCCAGAACAGATGATCCAGAACAGATGATCCAGAACAGATGACCCAGAACAGAGGATCCAGAACAGGTGATCCAGAACAGATGACCCAGAACAGATGATCCAGAACAGATGACCCAGAACAGAGGATCCAGAACAGGCGATCCAGAACAGATGACCCAGAACAGATGACCCAGAACAGAGGATCCAGAACAGGCGATCCAGAACAGATGACCCAGAACAAATGATCCAGAACAGATGACCCAGAACAAATGATCCAGAACAGATGATCCAGAACAGATGACCCAGAACAGATGATCCAGAACAGATGATCCAGATTTATTGATTCTAGGATCATCAGGTTAAATATGagtgagagaaaataaaactaaatgtaagAGGAACAGATGGAGAACCAGCTGATTATTTTActatgtctctgactccatcctccatgattctgactccatcctccatgattctgactccatcctccatgtttctgactccatcctccgtgtctctgactccatcctccatgtctctgactccatcctccgtgtctctgactccatcctccatgtctctgactccatcctccatgattctgactccatcctccatgtttctgactccaccctccatgtttctgactccatcctccatgtctctgactccatcctccgtgtctctgactccatcctccgtgtctctgactccatcctccatgtctctgactccatcctccatgtttctgactccatcctccatgtctctgactccatcctccatgtttctgactccatcctccatgtttctgactccatcctccatgtctctgactccatcctccatgtctctgactccatcctctatgattctgactccatcctccatgtctctgactccatcctccgtgtctctgactccatcctccatgattctgactccatcctccgtgtttctgactccatcatTCATGTTTCCGTCACTAATGACTTCAGAGTTAAAGTCTGGAATCAGCTCAGTAGCTGAAGCTTCTTTCCTCCCTGATGGAGTTCTGCTGACCCAGCTAGGAGGTAGGAGATAGGAGATAGGaggtgttcaattcaattcaattcaattttatttatatagcgccaaatcatgaaacatgtcatctcaaggcactttacaaagtcaagttcaatcagattatacagattgggtcagattatacagattggtcaaaaatgtcctatataaggaaaccagttgattgcatcatagtcccgacaagcagcagtcactcctggggaaccgtagagccacaggaagagtcatctgcattgtacatggctttgctgcaatccctcatactgagcaagcatgaagcgacagtgggaagaaaaaccacccattaacgggaaaaaaaaacctccggcagaaccgggctcagtatgaacggtcatctgcctcgaccgactggggttacagaagacagaacagagacacaacaagagaaacaaaaaagcacagaagcacacattgatctagtaatctgttctacattagatggtagtagcgggtgagccgtcttctctggatgatgtcacagttaacagaacgccagaccaggtgtacctactatgaagagaaaagagagagaacagaaagttaaagcagaaatgacaacacataatgcataattgaagaacagtagaactcaatatagtgagaaaattagatcctgatatactccagtaacctaagcctatagcagtaaaactataaaggtagctgagagtaacatgagtcactagttataatttttgtcaaaaagaaaagttttaagcctagtcttaaaagtagacagggtgtctgcctcacggaccaaaactgggagttggttccacaggagaggagcctgatagctaaaggatctgcctcccattctacttttagagactctaggaaccaccagcagacctgcagtctgagagcgaagtgctctgttaggaacatacggggtaatcagagctctgatatatgatggagcttgattattaagggctttatacgttagaagaagaattttaaattctattcttgatttaacaggaagccaatgaagggaagctaaaattggagaaatatgatccctctggttgattttcatcagaactcttgctgcagcattttggatcagctgaaggctttgaactgcattttgtggacttcctgatagtaaagaattacaatagtccagccttgaagtaacaaatgcatggaccagtttttcagcatcactcctggacagaatgtttctaattttggcgatattccggaggtgaaaaaaggaaactctggaaacctgtttaatatgggatttaaatgacatgtcttggtcaaaaataacaccaagatttttaactttattaccagaggccaagttaatgccatccagattaagggattgattaagaactttattttttgaggactctggcccaaagattaaaacttcggtcttgtcagaatttagatgcaggaaatttaaagtcatccagcttttgatgtcatcaagacatgactgcagtcgaagtaattgattggattcatcaggatttatggataaatatagctgagtatcatcagcataacagtggaaattaatcccatgctgtctgataattttgcctatcggaagcatatatatagtaaatagaattggtccaaggactgaaccctgtggtactccacaggtgaccctagagtttgaggaagatttattattaacatgaacaaactggaatctgtctgacagataagatttaaaccagcctaatgcttttcccttaatccctacagtatgttcaagtctttgtaggagaatattgtgatcaactgtatcaaatgcagcactgagatctaacaggacaagtatagacacaagtctattatctgaggccatgagaatatcattagtgaccttcaccagagctgcttcagtgctatgatgagctctgaagcctgactgaaactcctcaagtaggtcattactttgtaaatgttcacaaagttgattagcaactactttctcaagaattttagataagaaaagaagattagatataggtctgtaatttactaactcatcttgatcaagagaaggtttcttaagtaaaggtttaataacagctactttcaaaacctgtggtacatatccatttactaaggatagattaatcatgtctaaaatagtgccactgatcaaagggaatatctccttaaacaacttggttgggattgggtctaacatacaggtagaaggtttagatgaagctaaaattttagatagctcagaaagctctactgcttctaaacagttcaaacactgcgcagattctaaagattcctccaatgctgcctcacttactgaggacgaggtaatcatgtttgggaggatgccaattattttatttttaatggcatcaattttatttatgaagaatcccataaaatcattactactgagagctaagggaatggatggatcaacagagctgtggctctgggtaagtttggcaactgtactaaagagaaatctaggattatttttattctcttcaattaatgatgaaaaatatgctgctctaactctgcggagggtcttgttatacaacaatagtctgtccctccagattaagtaggattcctcttggtgtgtagagcgccattttctctccaatttcctaccattgtgcttcaaggaacgcagctctgaattaaaccaaggagccagcttcctgtgaataatcaccttctttttcaagggagctacattgtctaatgcagaacgcaatgaggaagtcacattgttagcaaaggtatcgatttgtgaatgggaagaaacagcaatgctgttattaagggtattcagatggagcctaaTTTTCTCTGAAACAGAAACATCTGATCTTCACTTCCTGAACATGATGACATCAGCATGAAACTCCTGCATACAGCGAGCACATTGGCTGCACTGGTACAGGactgaccaatcagagcagaCTGGGCAATCTTAAAGAGACAGCAGCAGTTTTAATCCAGAGGACAGAAAATATTGTTCTACCCATAAATGATCTGAATATTTGCTGCTCAACACCTGAAGCTGTCCCGCCTGCAGGGAACTGATTATTTATTCTTGTCTTGTGTTTTTTCAGCCAATCCAGAGAGTTTTGCTCTTTACTTCATGATGGGCGTCTCATTCGGGCTCTTCCTGGCGCTCTGCCTCCTGGTGGCCGGCATCGCCTGCAGAACCCGTCGCTACAGCAGACCTCCGCCGTCCCCCGAGAGGAGGCAGCTGAAAGAGTCCagcgaggaggaggaagagagcaTGTCGGAGGAAGACGGGGAGGAGTCTGAAGACAAAATGACGGTGTTGGCCCTGAGCGAGCGCAGCAGCCAGGCTAACGGCACGCTGAGGAGCGTCAACGTGTTCGCGTCTgcggaggagctggagaaggcCCGCCGTCTGGAAGAACGCGAGCGGATCCTCCGCGAAATCTGGAGGAACGGGCAACCGGACATCCTGGTTTCAGGGACGGGAACGATGGGGCGAGTCCATTACCACTGAAACCGTCTGCAGCGCAGGAGTTTCTGTGTGTCGCTGAGGCCGTGTTTACACGCTCAGGTTCACGTTTGCCCGTCTACACAACTACGGCGCCGTTTTCTCTGAAATCGGGTTCCTGGTGGAACGGTCCGGGTCTCTGCTGCCTGCAGACAACAAAACCTGCCAGTATAGGGAGATCCGGCGTGTGCGCAGTAGGACTAAGAACATACCGCCTACTAGTGGCATGGCAGGGAAATTACACTGTTTTCT is part of the Fundulus heteroclitus isolate FHET01 chromosome 13, MU-UCD_Fhet_4.1, whole genome shotgun sequence genome and harbors:
- the eva1bb gene encoding eva-1 homolog Bb, with the translated sequence MDPVKTDMELLSNSMAAYAHIKANPESFALYFMMGVSFGLFLALCLLVAGIACRTRRYSRPPPSPERRQLKESSEEEEESMSEEDGEESEDKMTVLALSERSSQANGTLRSVNVFASAEELEKARRLEERERILREIWRNGQPDILVSGTGTMGRVHYH